The Haloplanus natans DSM 17983 DNA segment GGGATCGACGCGAGCGCCAGCACTCCCCACGGCACCATCGCGTCGACTTGGCGGAACGCCACCGCCGGAACGACGGCGAGGGTGACGAGCGTCAGGGTGAACCCCGCCCAGAGCGGGCGGCCGTTGACCACCGCGCCGACGCCGATCAGACAGAGCACGACGACGAACGCCCACCCGAGGACCGCGTTGAGCCGGCGCCGTTCGACCAACCGCCGGAGCCCGACGCCGGTTTCGGAGGTCGGCATACTCCAACGTCAGCGTACGCCCTGAAAACGCTTCGCACGGACGGCGCGGGCGAAGATACAAGCCAGTGTCGTTACTTGGTTCACGTGATGTCGAACGATCCGTCCCCCCGTCCCGTCGAAGGGCAGACGTGGCTGGATGTCGTCGACGACGTCCTCGACACGGCTATCGACAGCGAGGAAGATTTGGAGTGTACGTTCGAGGAGGTGACCGTGGACGTGCCCCTGCGGATGGATTCGGAGTCCGAGTTCGCCCGGTGGCAACTCGACGGTACCGTCCGCGTCCACGTCGAAGGGATGCGCGGCCCGCTCTCCGACTGGCTCCGGTGGTGGTCCCAGCAGCTCTCCTGATCGGGTCGAGACATGACAGACGCGACGTTTCGAGTCGTCGAACTCGCGGATGGCGCCTTCCAGTGGCGCCTCCGGACCGACGACGGCACCGTCCTCGCGACGAGCGACCGCACCCACGGGACGAAGGTGGCGGCGATGCGCGAGGTGCAACGGCTCAAGCGGGTCGCCGCCGGCGCCGGCGTCGAGTCGGTCGACTGATACGAATCGCTGTGACTGTATCCCGGTGGGTCACCGACCTGTCCCGGCGAACCGCCGGTACTGACGTACCGCAACCCGTCTGATTACCATCCCTCGAACTTGTCGCGGCGGTAGACATCGATCTCGTGGACGGTCGAGTGATCCTGCGCGGCCGCGAAGCCGATGGCGTCCGCAATCTCTTCCGGTTCGCTCACCTCCCCCGGTTCGAATCGCTCGGCGAAGGAGTCGCCGTCCGACCCCCCGAACTCCGTCCGCACTTCCGTCGGGTTGACGACGGTGACGCCGACCCCTTCGGGGCCGGACTGGCCCTCGACGCTGTGGGCGAAGCCACGGACCCACCACTTGGTCGCCGCGTAAACCGGATTGCCCGGCCGGGGGTACTGGCCCGCGAAACTTCCGACGAAGATCAGGTTCCCGTCCGAGGCTTCCAGGTGGGGTAGTGCCGCCCGCGTCGCGAAGAAGACGCCGTCGACGTTCGTGTCCATCATCGCCCGGTAGTCCTCGGTCGAGAGGTCGGCCACGTCACCGCCGCGACCCAGGCCGGCGTTGTTGACGAGGACATCGAGGCCGCCGAACGCGTCGACCGTGGTGGCCACGAGGTCCTCGACCGCCGCCTCGTCGCGCACGTCCGTCGGTACCACCAGCGTCTCCGTACCGTACTGCGCTTCGAGGTCGGCCGCGATGGCGGCCAGTCGGTCCTCGCTCCGCGCCGCGAGGGCGACGCGTGCTCCCCGACTCGCGAACTCGTGTGCCGTCGCTTCACCGATGCCGGAACTCGCGCCCGTGACGAGGGTCGCGCTGTCGTCGAGACTCATGATCGTCCGGGTCGACGGGCCGGAGGCCCTTCATACCATAGCCACCGACGACCGCGTGCACCCGTCCCACGGACGACCGAGATAGTTGCGTTTAAATATCGCTATCCCTTCCGTCCTAAT contains these protein-coding regions:
- a CDS encoding SDR family oxidoreductase; translated protein: MSLDDSATLVTGASSGIGEATAHEFASRGARVALAARSEDRLAAIAADLEAQYGTETLVVPTDVRDEAAVEDLVATTVDAFGGLDVLVNNAGLGRGGDVADLSTEDYRAMMDTNVDGVFFATRAALPHLEASDGNLIFVGSFAGQYPRPGNPVYAATKWWVRGFAHSVEGQSGPEGVGVTVVNPTEVRTEFGGSDGDSFAERFEPGEVSEPEEIADAIGFAAAQDHSTVHEIDVYRRDKFEGW
- a CDS encoding DUF1508 domain-containing protein → MTDATFRVVELADGAFQWRLRTDDGTVLATSDRTHGTKVAAMREVQRLKRVAAGAGVESVD